One window of the Saccopteryx leptura isolate mSacLep1 chromosome 9, mSacLep1_pri_phased_curated, whole genome shotgun sequence genome contains the following:
- the SARS2 gene encoding serine--tRNA ligase, mitochondrial isoform X1 codes for MAASIARRLWSLVPCRGLQPKRGCVCIQSPRRSFTTERRDRNLLYEHAREGYSALPQLDMEPLCACPEEAARTLEHRKGELRPDDLPAIIATWQELRQLQEQIRRLEEEKEAVAEAVRALLVSQDNNQVQQDPHYQSLRTHGRELRKQLMLLYPKEALLEEHFYLRALRLPNQTHPDVPVGDESQARVLHTVGDKPAFSFQPRGHLEIAEKLDIIRQKRLSHVSGHRSYYLRGAGALLQHGLVNFTLNKLIHRGFTPMTVPDLLRGAVFEGCGMTPNANPSQIYNIDPSRFEDLNLAGTAEVGLAGYFMDHSVAFRDLPIRMVCSSTCYRAETDTGKEPWGLYRVHHFTKVEMFGVTGPGLEQSSQLLEEFLSLQMEILTELGLHFRVLDMPTEELGLPAYRKFDIEVWMPGRGRFGEVTSASNCTDFQSRRLHIMFQTEAGELQFAHTVNATACAVPRLLIALLESNQQKVCPSQHMEPPSQLRRPQPAGLRFLFQSLQTQAAPPSDISRPALSRPQLLLVLSTTLPGGKSCSLFAVSLLLSPTHSQRDSVTPTSGRVRSAHSPPVAPAHSG; via the exons ATGGCTGCGTCCATAGCGCGGCGTTTGTGGTCTTTGGTGCCCTGCCGAGGGCTCCAGCCCAAGCGAGGTTGCGTATGCATCCAGAGCCCAAGAAGAAGTTTCACAACCGAGAGACGAGACCGGAACCTCCTGTACGAGCACGCGCGCGAGGGCTACAGCGCACTCCCTCAACTTGACATGGAACCGCTGTGCGCATGCCCGGAAGAGGCCGCGCGCACCCTAGAGCACCGCAAGGGGGAGCTGCGGCCGGACGATCTGCCGGCTATC ATCGCGACGTGGCAGGAGCTGAGGCAGCTGCAGGAGCAGATCCggaggctggaggaggagaaggaggccgTGGCTGAGGCCGTGCGAGCCCTGCTG GTAAGCCAGGACAACAATCAAGTGCAGCAG GATCCCCACTATCAGAGTTTGCGGACACATGGCCGGGAGCTCCGGAAGCAGCTCATGCTCCTGTACCCCAAGGAGGCCCTGCTTGAGGAGCATTTCTACCTGCGGGCGCTGAGGCTGCCCAACCAGACCCACCCAGATGTG CCTGTCGGGGACGAGAGCCAGGCCCGAGTGCTGCACACAGTCGGAGACAAGCCAG CTTTCTCCTTCCAACCCCGGGGCCACCTGGAAATTGCTGAGAAGCTCGACATCATCCGTCAGAA GCGCCTATCCCATGTGTCTGGCCACCGCTCCTATTACCTGCGTGGGGCTGGAGCCCTCCTGCAACATGGCCTGGTCAACTTCACACTTAACAAGCTCATCCACCGG GGCTTCACCCCCATGACGGTGCCAGACCTTCTCCGAGGAGCTGTGTTT GAAGGCTGTGGGATGACACCAAATGCCAACCCATCTCAAATTTATAATATTGACCCCTCCCGCTTTGAAGACCTCAACCTGGCCGGGACAGCAGAGGTGGGGCTTGCAG gcTACTTCATGGACCACTCTGTGGCCTTCAGGGACCTGCCAATCAG GATGGTTTGTTCCAGTACCTGCTACCGGGCAGAAACAGACACGGGGAAGGAGCCCTGGGGGCTGTATCGAGTCCACCACTTCAccaag gtGGAGATGTTTGGGGTGACAGGCCCTGGACTGGAACAGAGCTCACAGCTGCTGGAGGAGTTTCTGTCCCTACAGATGGAGATCTTGACAGAGCTGGGCTTGCACTTCCG GGTCCTGGACATGCCCACCGAGGAACTGGGCCTCCCTGCCTACCGCAAGTTTGACATTGAGGTCTGGATGCCAGGCCGGGGCCGCTTTGGCGAG GTCACGAGTGCTTCCAACTGCACGGACTTCCAGAGCCGCCGCCTCCACATCATGTTCCAGACGGAGGCTGGGGAGCTGCAGTTTGCCCACACC GTGAATGCCACAGCCTGTGCTGTCCCCCGCCTCCTCATCGCCCTCCTGGAGAGCAATCAGCAAAAG GTGTGCCCATCACAGCACATGGAGCCACCTTCCCAGCTCCGCAGGCCACAGCCCGCAGGTCTTCGTTTCCTCTTCCAGTCTCTGCAGACCCAGGCAGCTCCACCTTCAGATATTTCCAGACCTGCCCTCTCTCGTCCCCAGCTCCTCCTGGTCCTGTCCACCACTCTCCCAGGTGGAAAGTCGTGCAGCCTCTTTGCCGTCTCCCTgctcctgtcccccacacacagccAGAGGGACTCTGTGACACCGACATCAGGGCGTGTCCGCTCTGCTCACAGCCCTCCTGTGGCTCCGGCTCACTCAGGATAG
- the MRPS12 gene encoding small ribosomal subunit protein uS12m: MSWSGLLRGLNTSISYGLPLTPRLWATRPMATLNQMHRRGPLKQPPPTVGPTEGRPQLKGVVLRTFIRKPKKPNSANRKCCRVRLSTGREAVCFIPGEGHSLQEHHVVLVQGGRTQDLPGVKLKVVRGKYDCGHVQKKK; this comes from the exons ATGTCCTGGTCTGGCCTTCTCCGTGGCCTGAACACGTCCATAAGTTATG GCCTACCCCTGACACCTCGGCTCTGGGCCACTCGCCCCATGGCCACCCTGAATCAGATGCACCGCCGGGGGCCTCTGAAGCAGCCACCTCCAACTGTGGGCCCCACAGAAGGCCGGCCACAGCTGAAGGGCGTGGTTCTGCGCACATTCATTCGTAAACCCAAGAAGCCCAACTCGGCTAACCGCAAGTGCTGCCGTGTGCGGCTCAGCACAGGCCGCGAGGCCGTCTGCTTCATCCCGGGAGAGGGCCACAGCCTGCAGGAACACCATGTTGTGCTTGTGCAGGGTGGCCGCACCCAGGACCTGCCTGGTGTGAAGCTCAAGGTTGTGCGTGGCAAGTATGACTGTGGCCATGTGCAGAAGAAGAAGTGA
- the SARS2 gene encoding serine--tRNA ligase, mitochondrial isoform X2 → MAASIARRLWSLVPCRGLQPKRGCVCIQSPRRSFTTERRDRNLLYEHAREGYSALPQLDMEPLCACPEEAARTLEHRKGELRPDDLPAIIATWQELRQLQEQIRRLEEEKEAVAEAVRALLVSQDNNQVQQDPHYQSLRTHGRELRKQLMLLYPKEALLEEHFYLRALRLPNQTHPDVPVGDESQARVLHTVGDKPAFSFQPRGHLEIAEKLDIIRQKRLSHVSGHRSYYLRGAGALLQHGLVNFTLNKLIHRGFTPMTVPDLLRGAVFEGCGMTPNANPSQIYNIDPSRFEDLNLAGTAEVGLAGYFMDHSVAFRDLPIRMVCSSTCYRAETDTGKEPWGLYRVHHFTKVEMFGVTGPGLEQSSQLLEEFLSLQMEILTELGLHFRVLDMPTEELGLPAYRKFDIEVWMPGRGRFGEVTSASNCTDFQSRRLHIMFQTEAGELQFAHTVNATACAVPRLLIALLESNQQKDGSVFVPPALQPYLGTDRITAPTHVPLQYIGPNQRQKPKLPGQPALS, encoded by the exons ATGGCTGCGTCCATAGCGCGGCGTTTGTGGTCTTTGGTGCCCTGCCGAGGGCTCCAGCCCAAGCGAGGTTGCGTATGCATCCAGAGCCCAAGAAGAAGTTTCACAACCGAGAGACGAGACCGGAACCTCCTGTACGAGCACGCGCGCGAGGGCTACAGCGCACTCCCTCAACTTGACATGGAACCGCTGTGCGCATGCCCGGAAGAGGCCGCGCGCACCCTAGAGCACCGCAAGGGGGAGCTGCGGCCGGACGATCTGCCGGCTATC ATCGCGACGTGGCAGGAGCTGAGGCAGCTGCAGGAGCAGATCCggaggctggaggaggagaaggaggccgTGGCTGAGGCCGTGCGAGCCCTGCTG GTAAGCCAGGACAACAATCAAGTGCAGCAG GATCCCCACTATCAGAGTTTGCGGACACATGGCCGGGAGCTCCGGAAGCAGCTCATGCTCCTGTACCCCAAGGAGGCCCTGCTTGAGGAGCATTTCTACCTGCGGGCGCTGAGGCTGCCCAACCAGACCCACCCAGATGTG CCTGTCGGGGACGAGAGCCAGGCCCGAGTGCTGCACACAGTCGGAGACAAGCCAG CTTTCTCCTTCCAACCCCGGGGCCACCTGGAAATTGCTGAGAAGCTCGACATCATCCGTCAGAA GCGCCTATCCCATGTGTCTGGCCACCGCTCCTATTACCTGCGTGGGGCTGGAGCCCTCCTGCAACATGGCCTGGTCAACTTCACACTTAACAAGCTCATCCACCGG GGCTTCACCCCCATGACGGTGCCAGACCTTCTCCGAGGAGCTGTGTTT GAAGGCTGTGGGATGACACCAAATGCCAACCCATCTCAAATTTATAATATTGACCCCTCCCGCTTTGAAGACCTCAACCTGGCCGGGACAGCAGAGGTGGGGCTTGCAG gcTACTTCATGGACCACTCTGTGGCCTTCAGGGACCTGCCAATCAG GATGGTTTGTTCCAGTACCTGCTACCGGGCAGAAACAGACACGGGGAAGGAGCCCTGGGGGCTGTATCGAGTCCACCACTTCAccaag gtGGAGATGTTTGGGGTGACAGGCCCTGGACTGGAACAGAGCTCACAGCTGCTGGAGGAGTTTCTGTCCCTACAGATGGAGATCTTGACAGAGCTGGGCTTGCACTTCCG GGTCCTGGACATGCCCACCGAGGAACTGGGCCTCCCTGCCTACCGCAAGTTTGACATTGAGGTCTGGATGCCAGGCCGGGGCCGCTTTGGCGAG GTCACGAGTGCTTCCAACTGCACGGACTTCCAGAGCCGCCGCCTCCACATCATGTTCCAGACGGAGGCTGGGGAGCTGCAGTTTGCCCACACC GTGAATGCCACAGCCTGTGCTGTCCCCCGCCTCCTCATCGCCCTCCTGGAGAGCAATCAGCAAAAG GATGGCTCGGTCTTCGTGCCCCCTGCCCTCCAGCCCTACCTTGGCACCGATCGGATCACAGCCCCCACCCATGTGCCTCTCCAGTACATCGGGCCCAACCAGCGCCAGAAGCCCAAGCTCCCAGGCCAACCTGCCTTGAGCTGA
- the NFKBIB gene encoding NF-kappa-B inhibitor beta codes for MAGVACLGKAADADEWCDSGLGSLGPDAAALGGPVLGAELGPGLSWAPLVFGYVTEDGDTALHLAVIHQHEPFLDFLLGFAAGTEYLDLQNDLGQTALHLAAILGEASTVEKLYTAGSGLYIAERGGHTALHLACRVGAHSCARVLLQPRPQGPRGANTYLTQGPDHAPDTCHTPVALSPEPDLEKEEDESENWKLQLEAENYEGHTPLHVAVIHKDAEMVQLLQEAGADLNKPEPTCGRSPLHLAVEAQAADVLELLLKAGADPAARMYGGRTPLGSAMLRPNPILARLLRAHGAPEPEDEDKPGLCSSSSDSDSGDEGDEYDDIVVHSVQSPNRLPPTPALKPLPDDPI; via the exons ATGGCCGGGGTTGCATGCTTGGGGAAAGCTGCGGATGCGGACGAATGGTGCGACAGTGGCCTGGGCTCTCTGGGTCCAGACGCAGCGGCCCTCGGAGGACCGGTACTGGGCGCGGAGCTGGGCCCAGGGCTGTCGTGGGCTCCCCTTGTCTTCGGCTACGTCACTGAGGATGGGGACAC GGCACTGCACTTGGCAGTGATTCATCAGCACGAGCCCTTCCTGGATTTCCTTCTAGGCTTTGCAGCTGGCACTGAGTACCTGGACCTACAGAATGACCTGGGCCAG ACAGCCCTGCACCTGGCAGCCATCCTGGGGGAGGCATCCACAGTGGAGAAGTTGTATACGGCAGGCTCCGGATTGTACATAGCAGAGCGTGGGGGCCACACGGCGCTGCACCTGGCTTGTCGCGTGGGGGCACACTCCTGCGCTCGAGTGCTGCTCCAGCCCCGACCCCAGGGCCCCAGGGGAGCCAACACCTACCTCACTCAGGGCCCTGACCATGCCCCTGACACCTGCCACACCCCTGTTGCCTTGTCTCCCGAACCTGACTTGGAGAAGGAAGAGGATGAGAGTGAGAACTGGAAGCTGCAGCTGGAGGCTGAGAACTATGAGG GCCACACGCCACTCCATGTGGCTGTCATCCACAAAGACGCAGAGATGGTCCAACTCCTCCAGGAAGCCGGAGCTGACCTCAACAAACCA GAGCCCACGTGCGGCCGGAGCCCCCTTCACTTGGCAGTGGAGGCCCAAGCAGCTGATGTGCTCGAGCTTCTCCTGAAGGCGGGTGCTGACCCTGCCGCCCGCATGTATGGTGGCCGCACTCCGCTGGGCAGCGCCATGCTCCGGCCCAACCCCATCCTCGCCCGCCTTCTTCGTGCACATGGAGCCCCTGAGCCTGAGGATGAGGACAAGCCCGGTCTCTGCAGCAGCAGTAGTGACAGCGACAGCGGGGATGAGGGC GATGAATACGACGACATCGTGGTACACAGTGTCCAGAGTCCAAACCGGCTACCTCCTACCCCAGCTTTAAAACCTCTCCCTGATGACCCCATCTGA
- the CCER2 gene encoding coiled-coil domain-containing glutamate-rich protein 2, with protein MQHRGPSVLLLLPLALLLVLLLGESSAAPLVPRPSKEELTRCLAEVVTDMLTLGQAQRGPCTALLHREMCEAEPHRSVSTEEKGLLVGDFKKQEAGKMRSSQEVRDEGKEEAAQRTHKSEVREQAIHQQLHSRLHQEEDHEEEEEEEEKKRGPIETFEGLWKQRLEDGGGLQKRVAEQASDEETARFEAAEEKGVQVLGGGHSLWQGAQGGREGHKNSLHHHHHHHQQPETETKQEEKEEASEKEAQDVERLEHMREELKKVTAMLGEELRRAG; from the exons ATGCAGCACCGCGGGCCctctgtgctgctgctgctgccgctggcCCTGCTGCTCGTGCTGCTACTGGGGGAGT cctctgctgctcctttggtgccCAGACCCTCCAAGGAGGAG CTGACCCGCTGTCTGGCAGAGGTGGTCACAGACATGCTGACGCTGGGTCAGGCCCAGCGAGGCCCCTGCACGGCTCTCCTCCACAGAG AGATGTGTGAGGCAGAACCCCACCGCTCTGTGTCCACTGAGGAGAAAGGCCTGCTGGTTGGAGATTTCAAGAAGCAGGAGGCTGGAAAGATGAGGTCCAGCCAGGAAGTGAGGgatgagggaaaggaggaggcagCACAGAGGACCCACAAGTCCGAGGTGCGGGAACAGGCCATCCACCAGCAGCTCCACAGCCGGCTCCATCAGGAGGAGGaccatgaggaggaggaggaagaggaggaaaagaagaggggGCCCATAGAAACCTTTGAGGGCCTGTGGAAGCAGCGGCTCGAGGATGGAGGGGGCCTCCAGAAGCGGGTGGCAGAGCAGGCCAGTGATGAGGAGACGGCCCGGTTTGAGGCTGCCGAGGAGAAGGGCGTGCAGGTGCTGGGTGGTGGCCACAGCCTGTGGCAGGGGGCCCAGGGCGGAAGAGAGGGGCACAAGAACtcgctgcaccaccaccaccaccaccaccagcagccaGAAACTGAGACCAagcaagaggagaaggaagaggcttCAGAGAAGGAG GCGCAGGATGTGGAGCGACTGGAGCACATGAGAGAGGAGCTGAAGAAGGTGACTGCGATGCTGGGGGAGGAGCTCAGGAGGGCGGGCTGA